CCCCTTTCGTCCCTGCCGTCTCCCTGGGGCGCCGGAGATTTAGGAATTGAGGCTCGCCAGTTTGTTCAGTCTCTGGCTCGATCAGGTGTAGGTGGATGGCAGGTGCTTCCACTCACCGAGTTGTCGCCTGTTTTTGGCTATTCGCCCTATAGTCCTCTCTCTGCCTTTGCCGGCGATGTCCTGTATGTGAGCCCCGAGATGCTGGCCAAAGAGGGATGGATTAAGGAGTCGGACCTCCCGAAGAGGCTTCCAACAGGCCCAGCCAACTTCGGTCAGGCCCGAAGGATCCGACTGGATCTGATTCGCCTGGTGTGGGAACGGCATCGAAATAATCAAGAATTTTCTGGCTTTCGGGATAGAAACGATCACTGGCTTCGAGAGTACTGCCTCTTCAAAATACTCAAGAACCGACACGGTGACCTGCCGTGGAATCTCTGGCCCGAGCCCTACCGTCTTCGGGATGAAGGAGCTCTCGACGTACTGGAGGCCGAGGCTCATAACGAAATAGATCAGCTGGCCTTTGGTCAATTTTTGTTCTTTCGACAAGAGCAACGTCTGAGGCAACTGTGCACCGAAAAAGGCGTGGACTTTCTGGGTGACCTTCCAATCTACGTAACCCACGACAGTCCCGATGTTTGGGGACATCCCGAGCTTTTTCAACTGGGCGACGACCTTCAACCAACGTCCATCGCCGGAGTCCCTCCAGACTATTACAGCGTCGACGGACAGACCTGGGGGAACCCCCTGTACCGGTGGGAGAATCACGAGGCAACAGATTTTAACTGGTGGATGAGCCGCCTCACACACAGTCTCAACCTCTATGACCGGGTGCGGCTTGATCACTTCCGGGGACTGCTGAGCTATTGGGCCATCCCATCGAATGCGACAAGTGCCCGGGAGGGACGATGGCAAGACGCACCTTCTCAGGCGTTTTTTCAAGCTCTCCGGCAAAAGTTCCCCAGCATGCCATTTCTTGCCGAAGATCTGGGCATCATCACACCGGACGTTCAAAAAGCGATGAAGGATACGGGTATCTCCGGCATGGCAGTGCTCCAGTTTGCCTTCGACAGTGACGTGGGCCAATCCCCCTATGCACCCCATAATCTGAGTCCCTCGATCACGGTCTATACCGGAACCCACGATAACGATACAATAAAGGGGTGGTACCAAACCGCTCCAGATAAAACCAAGGAAAATTTAAGAACCTACACGGGAACAGACGTTGAGGACTGCTCAGCCTCATGGACACTGATACGATTGGCTCTGGGCTCAGTGGCAGATATGGCGGTCATACCGGCTCAGGACCTCATGGATCTGGGATCCGATGCCCGGATCAACCGCCCCTCAACCATCGAGGGGAATTGGACGTGGCGCCTTTCCCAAGAGGGGGTGCCCCAGGAGACCTTTCAACGACTCGAACGTCTTCTGAAGATTTATGGTCGCTCTCTTGACGAGAAGCGATCTTGCAACGAAGAGATACAGAAAGGGTGATAGGCATGCAGATGCAGGCACACAGGCAAAACGAGTTAAGTACCTCACTTCGACAGATGCTAGAACAGGAGGTCTCTTTTCGAAAAATAGCCTACTTTTCCATGGAAATCGGCATTAAACCAAGCATCCCTACGTACTCGGGGGGACTAGGTGTCCTGGCAGGTGATATCCTGAAGAGCGCCGCCGACATGGGCGTCCCCGCAGTGGGGATAACCCTGTTGTATCGCAACGGGTACTTCGATCAGAGCTTCGATGAAAAGGGCTGGCAGAAGGAATCCCCCGTCATATGGAACCCCTCGGCCGAGCTCTCGCCCCTCCCCAACACGGTCTCGGTACCCCTCAGAGGTCGAGACATCAGAATTCGGACATGGCACTACCATATCCAAGGTCTCTCAGGATATACCGTCCCCGTCTATTTTCTTGACACGGACATCGAGGAGAATCATCCCGATGATCGGTGCCTCACCTGGGATCTCTACGGGGGGGATCAGACGTACCGTCTATGCCAGGAAGTTCTCCTGGGGGTCGGTGGACTGCGAATGCTGCGGGATCTGGGCTACTCCGGAATCGAGACGTATCACCTGAACGAGGGACATGCCGGATTCCTTACCCTGGAGCTCATGAGGGAACGAGGATATTTTGACCCTGAAAAAATCAAAAAACAGGTTATGTTCACTACCCATACTCCCGTTCCGGCAGGGCACGATGTCTTCCCTTTCTCAATGGTGGAGCAGACCATCTCCCCCACGTTCGCCGCCACACTGAAACAGATGCTTCCTCAGGCCCAAGGGGTATCCATGACCGAGCTGGGCTATGTATTCAGCCGATACGTCAACGCGGTGTCGAAAAGACACGCCGAGGTTTCCCGACGGATGTTTCGATCCAACCAGGTGGACTGGATTACCAATGGAGTCCATCCCGGAACCTGGGTGAGCCCCAGTATGAAGCGGCTGTACGACTCATACATACCAGGATGGGAGAACGATCCTGGACGACTGGTTCAGGCCCTAAAGATCCCAGGGGACATTCTGTGGCGGAGCCACCAGGCCGACAAGACCCGACTCATCGCCACCATCCTGGAGATGACCGGACGCTCCCTTGATCCCGACATCCTCACCATCGGTTTTGCCCGCAGAGCCGCTCAGTATAAGAGAGCCGATCTGATCTTCACCGATGTACAGAAGCTGCTTGAGATTGGGGCTGGGCGGCTCCAACTGGTCTTCGCCGGAAAAGCCCATCCACAAGACGAAGGGGGGAAGGCCCTGCTTCAAAAAATCCACAGAATCATCCAAGAAGTCGACAAAACCATATCGGTCGTGTTTTTGGATAACTACAACATGGGGCTCGCCACCC
This is a stretch of genomic DNA from Dethiosulfovibrio peptidovorans. It encodes these proteins:
- a CDS encoding alpha-glucan phosphorylase translates to MIGMQMQAHRQNELSTSLRQMLEQEVSFRKIAYFSMEIGIKPSIPTYSGGLGVLAGDILKSAADMGVPAVGITLLYRNGYFDQSFDEKGWQKESPVIWNPSAELSPLPNTVSVPLRGRDIRIRTWHYHIQGLSGYTVPVYFLDTDIEENHPDDRCLTWDLYGGDQTYRLCQEVLLGVGGLRMLRDLGYSGIETYHLNEGHAGFLTLELMRERGYFDPEKIKKQVMFTTHTPVPAGHDVFPFSMVEQTISPTFAATLKQMLPQAQGVSMTELGYVFSRYVNAVSKRHAEVSRRMFRSNQVDWITNGVHPGTWVSPSMKRLYDSYIPGWENDPGRLVQALKIPGDILWRSHQADKTRLIATILEMTGRSLDPDILTIGFARRAAQYKRADLIFTDVQKLLEIGAGRLQLVFAGKAHPQDEGGKALLQKIHRIIQEVDKTISVVFLDNYNMGLATHLVQGVDLWLNTPSRPHEASGTSGMKCALNGIMSLSVLDGWWIEGWEEGVTGWAVGPEPSETDLLNYDSSLDAMDLYKKLEQDVIPTYYANKTQWVQMMR
- the malQ gene encoding 4-alpha-glucanotransferase, encoding MRKAAVLLPLSSLPSPWGAGDLGIEARQFVQSLARSGVGGWQVLPLTELSPVFGYSPYSPLSAFAGDVLYVSPEMLAKEGWIKESDLPKRLPTGPANFGQARRIRLDLIRLVWERHRNNQEFSGFRDRNDHWLREYCLFKILKNRHGDLPWNLWPEPYRLRDEGALDVLEAEAHNEIDQLAFGQFLFFRQEQRLRQLCTEKGVDFLGDLPIYVTHDSPDVWGHPELFQLGDDLQPTSIAGVPPDYYSVDGQTWGNPLYRWENHEATDFNWWMSRLTHSLNLYDRVRLDHFRGLLSYWAIPSNATSAREGRWQDAPSQAFFQALRQKFPSMPFLAEDLGIITPDVQKAMKDTGISGMAVLQFAFDSDVGQSPYAPHNLSPSITVYTGTHDNDTIKGWYQTAPDKTKENLRTYTGTDVEDCSASWTLIRLALGSVADMAVIPAQDLMDLGSDARINRPSTIEGNWTWRLSQEGVPQETFQRLERLLKIYGRSLDEKRSCNEEIQKG